A single region of the Gammaproteobacteria bacterium genome encodes:
- a CDS encoding DUF975 family protein, translating to MSDIYKAPEAQLTEAPSTEGYGSLERGVTGQFQFFINDILNEAWAKTKGNKLTVFLAAILYLVVVLPVTFLVPVVLGALGFATELVPGEPIASDVIVGAFLNQVIVTVVSLPLGAGLFMMGLKMAAGVAVSPTEVVSYFHKTLPLAITALIMYIMIAIGLILLVLPGIYLMVAYYLAVPLVVEKGLSPWQALEASRKAVSKCWFRFVGLGLLVWIIVVISVIPLFIGLIWTVPLMLIAFGVVYRNIFGIEAANAA from the coding sequence ATGAGTGATATTTACAAAGCGCCCGAGGCCCAGTTGACAGAAGCGCCTTCCACCGAGGGATACGGTTCATTGGAGCGAGGCGTTACAGGTCAGTTTCAGTTTTTTATCAATGACATTCTTAATGAAGCTTGGGCAAAGACCAAAGGAAACAAGCTGACCGTTTTTTTGGCTGCAATTCTTTACCTTGTGGTTGTTTTACCGGTTACATTCCTGGTGCCTGTTGTTCTGGGAGCCTTGGGGTTTGCAACCGAATTGGTACCGGGAGAGCCCATTGCATCGGACGTGATTGTTGGGGCATTTTTGAACCAGGTCATTGTAACTGTGGTGTCATTACCCTTGGGTGCCGGATTGTTTATGATGGGGCTCAAAATGGCTGCGGGTGTCGCCGTGTCGCCAACGGAAGTGGTATCTTATTTCCACAAAACCTTACCATTGGCAATCACTGCACTGATCATGTATATCATGATTGCGATTGGCTTAATATTGCTCGTTCTGCCGGGTATTTATCTGATGGTGGCGTATTACCTGGCGGTGCCCTTGGTGGTGGAAAAAGGTTTGAGCCCTTGGCAGGCACTGGAAGCGTCGCGTAAAGCGGTATCAAAGTGTTGGTTCCGTTTTGTTGGATTGGGTCTGTTAGTCTGGATAATTGTCGTCATCAGCGTGATTCCACTGTTTATTGGGCTCATCTGGACCGTACCACTCATGTTGATCGCATTTGGAGTGGTGTACAGAAACATTTTCGGCATTGAGGCGGCCAACGCTGCATAA
- a CDS encoding RDD family protein, with protein sequence MERETVDTAYFVETPEGIDLEAQLAGPVPRVLAYAIDVFYRSLILFGLFIVLAFFGKMGMGVFLVVTFLLEWFYPVFFEVFYRGQTPGKRSLKLAVVNEDLTPVTWGASVTRNLLRAADFMPFAYLIGLVAMSMGRNFQRLGDLAAGTIVIHRRPLKKAEKLPDHEPVMAPVALELDDQIAFINFAQRHKQLTQARQEELAQILKDVIKQENEAAVKTVHGIGAWLLGAK encoded by the coding sequence TTGGAACGTGAAACCGTAGATACGGCTTATTTTGTTGAAACACCCGAAGGCATTGACCTGGAAGCGCAGTTAGCCGGGCCGGTGCCCCGGGTGTTGGCTTATGCGATCGATGTGTTCTATCGCAGTTTGATTTTATTTGGTTTGTTCATTGTGTTGGCGTTCTTCGGCAAAATGGGCATGGGTGTTTTTTTAGTAGTGACTTTTTTGCTGGAATGGTTTTATCCTGTCTTTTTCGAGGTATTCTACCGCGGCCAGACACCGGGCAAACGCAGCCTGAAGCTGGCAGTGGTAAATGAAGACCTGACCCCGGTGACCTGGGGTGCTTCCGTGACGCGAAACCTGCTTAGGGCTGCGGATTTTATGCCGTTTGCTTATCTTATTGGTTTGGTTGCCATGAGTATGGGGCGTAACTTTCAACGGTTGGGGGATTTGGCCGCGGGTACCATTGTGATTCACCGACGCCCACTGAAAAAAGCGGAAAAACTGCCGGACCATGAGCCCGTGATGGCACCTGTGGCTCTTGAACTGGATGATCAGATTGCTTTTATAAACTTTGCCCAGCGCCATAAGCAATTAACTCAAGCCCGGCAGGAAGAACTGGCACAGATTTTAAAAGATGTGATCAAGCAAGAGAACGAGGCTGCCGTCAAAACGGTTCACGGTATCGGAGCCTGGTTGCTGGGGGCGAAATGA